The Streptomyces cynarae genome contains a region encoding:
- a CDS encoding GNAT family N-acetyltransferase, whose amino-acid sequence MILEPLSPAPDHDLPGELLTELTALYASNREFHALSGDFPDPDDIRPEQVAAALADELAHPDVEVLLARSFGRLVGIVVTLAHHPDPADPDPWIGLLMVDAAMQRHGHGRLLASLVEDRFRAAGRTAVRLAVLENNPAGLGFWTALGYEVVDRRPDRDRGRPCAVLRKAL is encoded by the coding sequence GTGATCCTCGAGCCCCTCTCCCCCGCCCCCGACCACGACCTTCCGGGTGAGCTGCTGACCGAACTCACCGCGCTCTACGCCTCCAACCGGGAGTTCCACGCACTGAGCGGCGACTTCCCCGACCCGGACGACATCCGTCCGGAGCAGGTGGCGGCCGCGCTGGCCGACGAGTTGGCGCACCCCGACGTGGAGGTCCTGCTCGCCCGCAGTTTCGGGCGGCTCGTCGGAATCGTCGTCACGCTGGCCCACCACCCCGACCCGGCCGACCCGGACCCGTGGATCGGCCTGCTGATGGTGGACGCGGCGATGCAGCGGCACGGCCACGGGCGACTGCTGGCGTCCCTGGTGGAGGACCGCTTCCGCGCCGCCGGCCGCACCGCCGTGCGCCTGGCCGTGCTCGAGAACAACCCCGCGGGGCTCGGCTTCTGGACGGCGCTCGGCTACGAGGTCGTCGACCGCCGCCCGGACCGCGACCGGGGCCGCCCGTGCGCCGTGCTGCGCAAGGCCCTGTGA
- a CDS encoding TerD family protein, translating into MAVSLSKGGNVSLTKEAPGLTAVTVGLGWDVRTTTGTDFDLDASAIAVNAQGKVYSDQHFVFFNNKQTPDNSIVHTGDNRTGEGAGDDEAINVNLAALPADIDKIVFPVSIYDAESRSQNFGQVRNAYIRIVNQAGGQEIARYDLSEDAATETAMVFGELYRNGAEWKFRAVGQGYASGLVGIAQDFGVNV; encoded by the coding sequence ATGGCTGTAAGCCTGTCCAAGGGTGGCAACGTCTCGCTCACCAAGGAGGCTCCGGGCCTGACCGCCGTCACCGTGGGCCTCGGCTGGGACGTCCGCACCACCACCGGCACGGACTTCGACCTCGACGCGTCCGCGATCGCGGTCAACGCCCAGGGGAAGGTCTACTCGGACCAGCACTTCGTCTTCTTCAACAACAAGCAGACCCCGGACAACTCGATCGTCCACACGGGTGACAACCGCACGGGCGAGGGCGCGGGCGACGACGAGGCGATCAACGTCAACCTGGCGGCGCTCCCGGCCGACATCGACAAGATCGTCTTCCCGGTCTCCATCTACGACGCGGAGTCCCGCTCGCAGAACTTCGGCCAGGTGCGCAACGCCTACATCCGCATCGTCAACCAGGCCGGCGGCCAGGAGATCGCCCGCTACGACCTGTCGGAGGACGCGGCCACGGAGACGGCCATGGTCTTCGGCGAGCTGTACCGCAACGGCGCGGAGTGGAAGTTCCGCGCGGTCGGCCAGGGCTACGCGTCGGGCCTGGTGGGCATCGCCCAGGACTTCGGCGTGAACGTCTGA
- a CDS encoding 1-phosphofructokinase family hexose kinase — protein sequence MILTVTLNTALDITYRVRELRPHTSHRVTEVTERPGGKGLNVARVLAALGHQVTATGFAGGATGRSLREQLTRTHGLVDALVPVAGATRRTIAVVDRSTGDTTQLNEPGPLITPAEWSAFLEAYDDLVRSAAAVALCGSLPPGVPVGAYAHLVRTARAAGVPVLLDTSGEPLRRGVAARPDIVKPNADELAELTGSHEPLQATRDARRRGAHTVVASLGAEGLLAVNTEGRWRAAPPRRLTGNPTGAGDSAVAGLLSGLVEHLPWPARLARAVALSAATVLAPAAGEFDRRTYEELLDQVAVTGEVTAA from the coding sequence GTGATCCTCACGGTCACGCTGAACACCGCTCTCGACATCACCTATCGCGTACGGGAGCTGAGGCCGCACACCTCGCACCGGGTGACCGAGGTGACCGAACGGCCCGGCGGCAAAGGGCTGAACGTCGCCCGGGTACTCGCCGCGCTCGGCCACCAGGTGACCGCCACGGGCTTCGCGGGCGGCGCGACGGGTCGCTCCCTGCGGGAGCAGCTCACCCGCACGCACGGCCTCGTGGACGCGCTGGTACCGGTCGCGGGCGCCACCCGGCGCACCATCGCGGTGGTCGACCGGTCCACCGGCGACACCACCCAGCTCAACGAGCCCGGCCCGCTGATAACGCCCGCCGAGTGGTCGGCCTTCCTGGAGGCGTACGACGACCTGGTGCGCTCCGCCGCCGCGGTGGCCCTGTGCGGCAGCCTGCCGCCGGGCGTGCCCGTGGGGGCGTACGCCCACTTGGTGCGTACCGCTCGGGCGGCGGGCGTCCCGGTGCTGCTCGACACCAGTGGGGAGCCGCTGCGCCGCGGGGTCGCCGCCCGCCCTGACATCGTCAAGCCGAACGCCGACGAACTGGCCGAACTGACCGGCTCCCACGAGCCTTTGCAGGCCACCCGGGACGCCCGTCGACGCGGGGCGCACACGGTGGTCGCCTCACTGGGCGCGGAAGGCCTGCTCGCCGTCAACACGGAAGGCCGCTGGCGGGCGGCCCCGCCGCGCCGCCTGACGGGCAACCCGACGGGCGCGGGGGACTCGGCGGTCGCGGGCCTGCTGTCCGGCCTGGTGGAACACCTGCCGTGGCCGGCCCGCCTGGCCCGGGCGGTGGCCCTGTCGGCGGCGACGGTACTCGCCCCGGCAGCGGGCGAGTTCGACCGGCGCACCTACGAGGAGCTGTTGGACCAGGTGGCGGTGACGGGCGAGGTCACGGCGGCGTAG
- a CDS encoding DUF3263 domain-containing protein — protein MDDLNPREKAILALEGRGFPGPGAKERAIREQLGLAPVRYYQLLNALLDDPRALAHAPVTVNRLRRIREARRAER, from the coding sequence ATGGACGACCTGAACCCCAGAGAGAAGGCCATCCTGGCCCTGGAGGGCCGCGGTTTCCCCGGGCCGGGGGCCAAGGAGCGGGCCATACGGGAGCAGCTCGGTCTCGCCCCCGTCCGCTACTACCAGCTGCTCAACGCCCTCCTCGACGACCCCAGGGCCCTGGCCCACGCCCCGGTCACCGTCAACCGCCTCCGCCGCATCCGCGAGGCACGCCGCGCGGAACGCTGA
- a CDS encoding pentapeptide repeat-containing protein: MVRKARVVKAARRPEVRLPELVAWSDGEVVPDGDYDGLEFRDADLAEQDGGGARFMDCALTACALDGTGLNHARVLDSVLTGIRGVGTDLAEATLRDVELVDARLGGTQLHGAVLERVLVRGGKIDYLNLRKARLKDVVFEGCVLVEPDFGGARLERVEFVDCVLKGADLTAATLVDVDLRRAAELDIARGVDRLSGAAISHAQLLDLAPVLAAAMGLRVAEAD; this comes from the coding sequence ATGGTGCGGAAGGCGCGGGTGGTGAAGGCGGCGCGGCGGCCGGAGGTCCGGCTGCCCGAGCTGGTGGCGTGGTCGGACGGGGAGGTGGTGCCGGACGGGGACTACGACGGGCTGGAGTTCCGGGACGCGGATCTCGCGGAGCAGGACGGCGGGGGCGCCCGGTTCATGGACTGCGCGCTGACGGCGTGCGCGCTGGACGGGACGGGGCTCAACCACGCGCGCGTGCTGGACTCGGTCCTCACGGGCATACGGGGCGTGGGCACGGACCTGGCGGAGGCGACCCTGCGCGATGTGGAGCTGGTGGACGCCCGGCTCGGCGGGACGCAGCTGCACGGGGCGGTGCTGGAGCGGGTGCTGGTGCGCGGCGGCAAGATCGACTACCTGAACCTGCGCAAGGCACGGCTGAAGGACGTCGTCTTCGAGGGCTGTGTCCTCGTCGAGCCCGACTTCGGGGGCGCCCGGCTGGAGCGGGTGGAGTTCGTGGACTGCGTGCTGAAGGGAGCCGACCTGACGGCGGCGACCCTGGTGGACGTGGACCTGCGCCGCGCGGCGGAGCTGGACATCGCGCGCGGAGTGGACCGCCTGTCCGGCGCGGCGATCAGCCATGCGCAGCTGCTGGATCTCGCGCCGGTGCTGGCGGCGGCGATGGGGCTGCGGGTGGCGGAAGCGGACTGA
- a CDS encoding zinc-binding dehydrogenase, with amino-acid sequence MHAIRLHAFGPAENLTHEKVEDPEPGPGQVRVAVAAAGVHLLDTALREGETGPAPGPAPLPTIPGREVAGTVESLGEGVDTRWLGRRVVAHLGFVPGGYAELAVTDVVRLHEIPANLDEAQAVAMIGTGRTAMGILQFADLGPGSVALVPAAAGGIGTLLVQYARHAGATVIGLAGGPGKVARVRENGADLAVDYTDPAWADRLVEYRGRVTVVFDGVGGAVARTAVGLLAPGGRHLVFGWSAEGIRGGRPYLVEGVSEQVLGPAMLRRAGGPDPLRTLEERALAEAAAGRLVPAVQRFPLAEAAEAHRALEARGTVGKVVLEP; translated from the coding sequence ATGCACGCGATCCGGCTGCACGCCTTCGGCCCCGCCGAGAACCTCACCCACGAGAAGGTCGAGGACCCCGAGCCGGGCCCCGGCCAGGTGCGAGTCGCCGTCGCCGCGGCGGGCGTGCACCTGCTGGACACCGCGCTCCGCGAGGGCGAGACCGGTCCCGCGCCCGGGCCGGCCCCACTGCCCACGATCCCCGGCCGCGAGGTCGCCGGCACCGTCGAGTCCCTCGGCGAGGGCGTCGACACCCGCTGGCTCGGCCGCCGGGTCGTCGCCCACCTCGGCTTCGTGCCGGGAGGCTACGCCGAACTCGCCGTCACGGACGTCGTCCGCCTGCACGAGATACCGGCGAACCTGGACGAGGCGCAGGCCGTCGCGATGATCGGCACGGGCCGTACGGCGATGGGCATCCTCCAGTTCGCCGACCTCGGCCCCGGCTCCGTGGCCCTCGTCCCGGCCGCCGCGGGCGGCATCGGCACCCTCCTCGTGCAGTATGCCCGGCACGCGGGCGCCACCGTGATCGGGCTCGCGGGCGGTCCGGGGAAGGTCGCGCGGGTGCGGGAGAACGGCGCGGACCTCGCCGTCGACTACACGGACCCCGCCTGGGCGGACCGACTCGTGGAGTATCGCGGCAGGGTCACCGTGGTCTTCGACGGTGTCGGCGGCGCGGTGGCCAGGACCGCCGTGGGACTGCTCGCGCCGGGCGGCCGGCACCTCGTGTTCGGGTGGTCCGCCGAGGGCATCCGGGGCGGCCGGCCGTATCTGGTCGAGGGCGTCTCCGAGCAGGTCCTCGGTCCCGCGATGCTGCGGAGGGCGGGCGGTCCGGACCCCTTGCGCACCCTGGAGGAGCGGGCCCTCGCCGAGGCCGCGGCCGGCCGCCTGGTCCCGGCCGTCCAGCGCTTCCCGCTCGCCGAGGCGGCCGAGGCCCACCGGGCCCTTGAGGCGCGGGGCACGGTCGGCAAGGTGGTCCTGGAGCCGTGA
- a CDS encoding CBM35 domain-containing protein, with translation MTPGNNGASTPEDDDPFGYLYADGQANGAQPPSGGYGYPGSVNRVRTVGERQYGQPQAQTAPYGQVPQQQSYGQPNAHYAAPETVPGGAATTRQTQTAPPSGGGRGRGPNTKGLLIGAIAVVAAVVIGIGVAMITGDSDDGKKGGQAGSSPSVAQSASPSQSTTQQSTDEGKLPTIDAKALHLEGGATTASDVKGAKADGGVYVGNFNNVGAAVSWTVDVPSTGKYTLHTGYAVPGVDATATLTINGTAQTNPLKLKNWANAPQGDWEKGWTKTYNYIQLNKGTNTIRISCEQGNQCNAYLDQFWLTNGWSN, from the coding sequence ATGACGCCCGGCAACAACGGCGCGAGCACGCCCGAGGACGACGACCCGTTCGGCTACCTCTACGCCGACGGTCAGGCCAACGGCGCCCAGCCGCCCTCCGGCGGCTACGGCTACCCGGGCTCCGTCAACAGAGTGCGCACGGTCGGCGAACGCCAGTACGGCCAGCCGCAGGCCCAGACGGCCCCCTACGGGCAGGTCCCGCAGCAGCAGTCGTACGGCCAGCCGAACGCGCACTACGCGGCTCCGGAAACGGTGCCGGGCGGGGCCGCGACGACCCGTCAGACCCAGACGGCCCCGCCGTCCGGCGGCGGGCGCGGCCGGGGCCCCAACACCAAGGGCCTGCTGATCGGCGCCATCGCGGTGGTCGCGGCGGTCGTCATCGGCATCGGCGTCGCCATGATCACCGGCGACTCGGACGACGGGAAGAAGGGCGGCCAGGCGGGCTCCAGCCCGTCGGTCGCGCAGAGCGCGTCCCCGAGCCAGTCCACCACCCAGCAGTCCACGGACGAGGGCAAACTGCCGACGATCGACGCCAAGGCGCTGCACCTCGAGGGCGGCGCCACCACGGCGTCCGACGTCAAGGGCGCCAAGGCCGACGGCGGTGTCTACGTCGGCAACTTCAACAACGTGGGCGCCGCCGTGAGCTGGACCGTGGACGTCCCGTCGACCGGCAAGTACACCCTGCACACCGGCTACGCCGTGCCCGGCGTCGACGCCACCGCCACCCTCACGATCAACGGCACGGCGCAGACCAACCCCCTGAAGCTGAAGAACTGGGCCAACGCGCCCCAGGGTGACTGGGAGAAGGGCTGGACGAAGACGTACAACTACATCCAGCTCAACAAGGGCACCAACACCATCCGGATCTCCTGCGAGCAGGGGAACCAGTGCAACGCCTACCTCGACCAGTTCTGGCTGACGAACGGCTGGTCCAACTAA
- the cdgB gene encoding diguanylate cyclase CdgB, with protein sequence METESEPYVRLATLRQLHQVMADMNTARSLADTLQTVADGIVNGLGYELAAVNLVRPDGDLVVAALAGNSAAEALITGRVGSRASWERRLSMGEAWGTLRFIPHTEGWILDEDDVPQWYTDGPEPRFEDEWHPSDRLFAPMYTPGAQGSSCGELLGVISVDRPRNGRRPGAWGREALQMYAFHAAIAISNARLRANMQRALVRLEREQQALRASEESFRQAFEYAPSGMAIAEMGGDQHGRILRTNDALCRLLGRPASAMRRYSFSDLVHPEDIGTLLRTSAEGGRAELRLGRRDGTYVWVSLRNSVVADAADGPRFLLTHVEDIEERKRRELQLAHRASHDSLTGLPNSAELRARLSARLCRRPQSLPPSAADSLDAAFGDGFRIDHPAAHDSGGHAFDFHAGRGPYDAFDHHVHTVAPDSDADDGTKGLAVLFCDLDGFKSINDRFGHNAGDAVLIEVARRLSRGVRDGDTVARLGGDEFVVLADGLGKADAQDLAVRLRNEIIQPIRVDGRAMRVGASFGIGWAHCGMTADEVLKSADERMYVEKRSRPKQHRRAG encoded by the coding sequence ATGGAGACCGAGTCCGAGCCGTATGTCCGTCTTGCGACCCTGCGGCAGCTGCACCAGGTGATGGCGGACATGAACACCGCCCGCAGCCTGGCGGACACGCTGCAGACGGTGGCCGACGGCATCGTGAACGGCCTCGGCTACGAACTGGCGGCCGTCAACCTCGTACGCCCGGACGGTGACCTCGTCGTCGCCGCACTCGCCGGGAACTCCGCAGCAGAGGCGCTGATCACCGGCCGCGTCGGCTCCCGCGCCTCCTGGGAGCGGCGCCTCAGCATGGGCGAGGCGTGGGGCACCCTGCGGTTCATACCGCACACGGAGGGCTGGATCCTCGACGAGGACGACGTGCCGCAGTGGTACACCGACGGTCCCGAGCCCCGCTTCGAGGACGAGTGGCACCCCTCCGACCGCCTCTTCGCGCCCATGTACACGCCGGGTGCCCAGGGCAGCTCCTGCGGTGAACTCCTCGGCGTCATCTCCGTGGACCGGCCGCGCAACGGGCGGCGGCCCGGCGCCTGGGGGCGCGAGGCCCTCCAGATGTACGCCTTCCACGCCGCCATCGCCATCAGCAACGCCCGTCTGCGGGCCAACATGCAGCGGGCACTGGTCCGCCTGGAGCGGGAGCAGCAGGCGCTGCGCGCCAGCGAGGAGTCCTTCCGGCAGGCGTTCGAGTACGCCCCCTCGGGGATGGCCATCGCCGAGATGGGCGGCGACCAGCACGGCCGGATCCTGCGCACCAACGACGCGCTGTGCCGCCTGCTCGGCAGGCCCGCCTCCGCGATGCGCCGCTACTCGTTCTCCGACCTCGTCCACCCCGAGGACATCGGCACCCTGCTGCGCACCTCCGCCGAGGGCGGGCGGGCCGAACTGCGGCTCGGACGCCGGGACGGCACCTATGTGTGGGTGTCCCTGCGCAACTCCGTCGTCGCCGACGCCGCCGACGGGCCGCGCTTCCTGCTCACCCACGTCGAGGACATCGAGGAGCGCAAGCGCCGGGAGCTCCAACTCGCCCACCGCGCCTCGCACGACTCGCTCACCGGCCTGCCCAACTCCGCGGAACTGCGCGCCCGTCTGTCCGCCCGCCTGTGCCGGCGCCCCCAGTCGCTGCCGCCGAGCGCGGCGGACTCCCTGGACGCCGCGTTCGGCGACGGGTTCCGGATCGACCACCCGGCCGCCCACGACAGCGGCGGCCACGCCTTCGACTTCCACGCCGGGCGGGGGCCGTACGACGCCTTCGACCACCATGTGCACACCGTCGCCCCGGACAGTGACGCCGACGACGGCACCAAGGGCCTCGCGGTGCTCTTCTGCGACCTCGACGGCTTCAAGTCCATCAACGACCGGTTCGGGCACAACGCGGGCGACGCCGTCCTCATCGAGGTCGCCCGGCGGCTCAGCCGCGGGGTGCGGGACGGGGACACGGTGGCCCGGCTCGGCGGTGACGAGTTCGTCGTGCTGGCCGACGGGCTCGGCAAGGCCGACGCCCAGGACCTCGCCGTCCGTCTGCGCAACGAGATCATCCAGCCGATCCGGGTCGACGGCCGCGCCATGCGCGTCGGCGCGAGTTTCGGCATCGGCTGGGCACACTGCGGCATGACGGCGGACGAAGTGCTGAAATCGGCTGACGAGCGGATGTACGTGGAGAAACGGTCTCGTCCCAAACAGCACAGGCGTGCGGGGTAA
- a CDS encoding flavin reductase family protein: MLKTSAVPSVSAVPPSSGHPEGVSNDEFRAAMSRLAAGVVLVTSHEPPLDPEGPKGEDVGMTATAFMSVSLDPPLVLVSLREGARMDDLLAEQPLWAVSVLSESQRHIAGRFAMKGRVSDRLLFEDIPYVRGEASGAPLVGGALATLECRTEQRVQAGDHTLVIGRVLTARVPSAEGGPLMYFRGRYRHLG; encoded by the coding sequence GTGCTCAAGACTTCCGCTGTCCCGTCCGTGTCCGCCGTGCCACCCTCCTCCGGGCATCCTGAGGGGGTGAGCAACGACGAGTTCCGCGCTGCCATGTCCCGGCTGGCCGCGGGCGTGGTCCTGGTGACCTCGCACGAGCCGCCGCTGGATCCCGAGGGGCCGAAGGGTGAGGACGTCGGCATGACGGCGACCGCCTTCATGTCGGTGTCCCTGGATCCGCCCCTGGTGCTGGTGAGCCTGCGCGAGGGCGCCCGCATGGACGACCTGCTCGCCGAGCAGCCGCTGTGGGCGGTCTCCGTCCTCTCGGAGAGCCAGCGGCACATCGCGGGACGCTTCGCGATGAAGGGCCGCGTCAGCGACCGTCTGCTGTTCGAGGACATCCCGTACGTCCGCGGCGAGGCCTCCGGCGCACCGCTGGTCGGCGGCGCGCTGGCGACGCTTGAGTGCCGCACGGAACAGCGGGTGCAGGCGGGCGACCACACGCTCGTGATCGGCAGGGTGCTCACGGCCCGGGTGCCGAGTGCGGAGGGCGGACCGCTGATGTATTTCCGGGGGCGGTACCGGCACTTGGGGTGA
- a CDS encoding GNAT family N-acetyltransferase — protein sequence MTTASAPRLEEITAENLDAALGIRVRPGQEHAVAPVVKSLAEAYVHPGVAWPRLIVDDGRPVGFLMAFFDIDWYEDGSVRRSGLWRLNIAAGEQGRGYGRFAVESVAAEIRRRGGTRLYVTWHPGPDGPENFYLGLGFHKNGETSGDQTVGVLGLT from the coding sequence GTGACGACCGCTTCCGCCCCGCGCCTCGAAGAAATCACCGCCGAAAACCTCGACGCCGCGCTCGGCATCCGCGTCCGGCCCGGGCAGGAACACGCGGTCGCGCCGGTCGTGAAGTCCCTCGCCGAGGCGTACGTCCACCCCGGTGTCGCCTGGCCGCGCCTCATCGTGGACGACGGCAGGCCCGTAGGGTTCCTCATGGCCTTCTTCGACATCGACTGGTACGAGGACGGCAGCGTCCGGCGCTCGGGCCTGTGGCGGCTGAACATCGCCGCCGGGGAGCAGGGCCGCGGGTACGGCCGTTTCGCCGTCGAGTCGGTCGCCGCCGAGATCCGGCGCCGGGGCGGCACGCGACTGTACGTCACCTGGCATCCCGGTCCGGACGGTCCGGAGAACTTCTACCTGGGGCTGGGGTTCCACAAGAACGGGGAGACGAGCGGGGACCAGACCGTGGGCGTCCTGGGCCTGACCTGA
- the arfB gene encoding alternative ribosome rescue aminoacyl-tRNA hydrolase ArfB: MEGMSGPSRESGGLSPGKHRIRGSVSLPEAELMWRFSRSSGPGGQHVNTSDSQVELRFDLANTEALPQVWKERALERLAPRLVNGVVSVRSSEHRSQWRNREAAAVRLAALLAEATAPPPKPRRPTRIPRGINERRLREKKQRSETKRGRSARDWT, encoded by the coding sequence ATGGAGGGCATGTCCGGTCCTTCTCGGGAGTCCGGGGGGCTGTCCCCCGGAAAACACAGAATCCGCGGCTCCGTCTCGCTTCCCGAGGCCGAGCTGATGTGGCGTTTCTCCCGGTCGTCCGGGCCCGGCGGACAACACGTCAACACCAGTGACTCGCAGGTCGAGCTGCGCTTCGACCTGGCGAACACCGAGGCCCTTCCCCAGGTGTGGAAGGAGCGCGCCCTCGAGCGCCTGGCGCCCCGCCTGGTCAACGGGGTCGTCAGCGTCCGCTCCTCCGAGCACCGCTCCCAGTGGCGCAACCGTGAGGCCGCCGCGGTACGCCTGGCGGCGCTGCTGGCGGAGGCGACCGCGCCCCCGCCCAAGCCCCGCAGGCCGACCCGGATCCCACGGGGGATCAACGAGCGGCGACTGCGGGAGAAGAAGCAGCGCTCGGAGACGAAACGCGGCCGGTCCGCTCGCGACTGGACGTAG
- a CDS encoding extracellular solute-binding protein: MQRRGTRRTTWGRGLIAAVSALGMTGALASCAGAVGSGGVTLRLVAADYGDSSANSSKKYWDQLVEDFEAAHSGIKVEVSVYSWNDVDRKVKEMVARGDAPDMAQIGAYADYAAAGKLYPADDVLSIPVQADFASELSDAGKVNRTQYGMPFAASTRILFYNKTLFSEAGITTPPQSWSDLATDAQLLKAKGVTYPYALPLGPEEAQAETMQWLLSGGAGYLNGFGGYDLDSAQNVATFTWLKDNLVGKGLTGPVAPGKLNRADAFAAFTRGEVGMLNGHPSLMKMAREKGVKFGMVPMPGINGRAKSTMGVADWMTAFQQGGHKDQIREFLDYVYSEKNVLSFSREYDLLPVTSSAQEAMARSPQDQDLEPFLQELPSAELYPVGKTSWATVSADIKNRIGKAVGPDGSPAAILAQLQRAAVTADSAAR, from the coding sequence GTGCAGCGACGCGGGACGCGCAGGACGACATGGGGCAGGGGTCTGATCGCGGCGGTGTCCGCCCTCGGCATGACCGGAGCCCTGGCGAGCTGCGCGGGTGCGGTGGGTTCGGGGGGCGTCACCCTGCGGCTGGTGGCCGCGGACTACGGGGACTCGTCGGCGAACAGCTCCAAGAAGTACTGGGACCAGCTGGTCGAGGACTTCGAGGCGGCGCACTCCGGAATCAAGGTCGAGGTCAGCGTCTACTCCTGGAACGACGTGGACCGCAAGGTCAAGGAGATGGTCGCCAGGGGCGACGCCCCGGACATGGCGCAGATCGGGGCCTACGCGGACTACGCGGCGGCGGGCAAGCTGTACCCGGCCGACGACGTCCTCTCGATCCCCGTCCAGGCGGACTTCGCCTCGGAGCTGAGTGACGCCGGCAAGGTGAACCGTACCCAGTACGGGATGCCGTTCGCCGCCTCCACGCGGATCCTCTTCTACAACAAGACGCTGTTCTCCGAGGCCGGCATCACCACCCCGCCGCAGAGCTGGAGCGACCTGGCGACGGACGCGCAGCTCCTCAAGGCCAAGGGGGTGACGTACCCGTACGCGCTGCCGCTCGGCCCCGAGGAGGCGCAGGCGGAGACGATGCAGTGGCTGCTCAGCGGGGGCGCCGGCTACCTGAACGGCTTCGGCGGCTACGACCTCGACTCCGCGCAGAACGTGGCCACCTTCACCTGGCTGAAGGACAACCTGGTGGGCAAGGGGCTGACGGGTCCGGTGGCACCGGGGAAGCTGAACCGCGCCGACGCCTTCGCCGCGTTCACGCGCGGCGAGGTGGGCATGCTGAACGGCCACCCGTCCCTGATGAAGATGGCGCGCGAGAAGGGCGTGAAGTTCGGCATGGTGCCGATGCCCGGGATCAACGGCCGGGCGAAGTCGACCATGGGCGTGGCGGACTGGATGACGGCCTTCCAGCAGGGCGGCCACAAGGACCAGATCCGTGAGTTCCTCGACTACGTGTACAGCGAGAAGAACGTGCTGTCCTTCTCCCGCGAGTACGACCTGCTGCCGGTGACGAGCTCCGCGCAGGAGGCCATGGCGCGCTCGCCCCAGGACCAGGACCTCGAGCCGTTCCTCCAGGAGCTGCCGAGCGCTGAGTTGTACCCCGTGGGCAAGACCTCGTGGGCGACGGTCAGCGCGGACATCAAGAACCGGATAGGCAAGGCGGTCGGCCCGGACGGCAGCCCGGCGGCGATCCTGGCCCAGCTGCAGCGGGCGGCCGTGACAGCGGACAGCGCGGCCCGCTGA
- the nagA gene encoding N-acetylglucosamine-6-phosphate deacetylase codes for MATTKVLAGARVVLPSGVVDDGRLVVEGTRIAGPAPESAEIIDVSGHWLVPGFVDIHNHGGGGASFSGTVDDVLTALRTHREHGTTTLVASTVTDDMDILVQQAGLLSELAEQGDIAGIHFEGPFISPCRKGAHSEALLRDPDPAEVRKLIDAARGRAAMVTLATELPGGLDSVRLLVEHGVIAAIGHTDATYEQTVQAIDAGATVATHLFNAMPQLGHRAPGPVAALLEDERVTVELIDDGVHLHPAALRLAFRQAGATRVAFITDAMDAAGIGDGRYMLGPLEVEVRQGVARLVEGGSIAGSTLTLDRAFRRAVTVDGLAVEDVVTAVSAGPAKLLGVYDRVGSLEPGKDADLVLLDDDFRLKGVMRRGQWVVDPQLG; via the coding sequence ATGGCCACTACGAAGGTTCTCGCCGGTGCCCGGGTGGTACTGCCCAGCGGGGTCGTGGACGACGGCCGCCTGGTCGTGGAGGGCACGCGCATCGCCGGGCCCGCCCCCGAGAGCGCCGAGATCATCGACGTGAGCGGCCACTGGCTGGTCCCCGGCTTCGTGGACATCCACAACCACGGCGGCGGCGGCGCGTCCTTCTCCGGCACGGTGGACGACGTCCTGACGGCCCTGCGCACCCACCGGGAGCACGGCACCACCACGCTCGTCGCCTCCACCGTCACCGACGACATGGACATCCTCGTCCAGCAGGCGGGACTGCTGTCGGAACTGGCCGAGCAGGGGGACATCGCCGGCATCCACTTCGAGGGCCCGTTCATCTCGCCGTGCCGCAAGGGCGCGCACTCCGAGGCGCTGCTGCGCGACCCCGATCCGGCGGAGGTGCGCAAGCTGATCGACGCCGCGCGCGGCCGGGCCGCGATGGTGACGCTCGCCACCGAACTGCCCGGCGGCCTGGACTCCGTACGGCTGCTCGTCGAGCACGGGGTGATCGCGGCGATCGGGCACACGGACGCGACCTACGAGCAGACGGTCCAGGCCATCGACGCGGGCGCCACGGTCGCCACCCACCTGTTCAACGCGATGCCGCAGCTCGGCCACCGCGCCCCCGGCCCCGTCGCCGCCCTGCTGGAGGACGAGCGGGTCACGGTGGAGCTGATCGACGACGGCGTCCATCTGCACCCGGCGGCGCTGCGGCTGGCCTTCCGTCAGGCGGGCGCGACGCGGGTGGCGTTCATCACGGACGCCATGGACGCGGCCGGCATCGGGGACGGGCGGTACATGCTCGGCCCGCTCGAGGTCGAGGTACGTCAGGGTGTGGCCCGGCTGGTGGAGGGCGGCTCGATCGCGGGCTCGACCCTCACCCTGGACCGCGCGTTCCGCCGGGCGGTCACCGTGGACGGGCTGGCGGTGGAGGACGTCGTCACGGCCGTCTCGGCGGGCCCGGCGAAGCTCCTCGGCGTCTACGACCGGGTGGGCTCCCTGGAGCCCGGCAAGGACGCCGACCTGGTGCTGCTGGACGACGACTTCCGCCTCAAGGGCGTGATGCGCCGCGGCCAGTGGGTGGTCGATCCCCAACTGGGGTGA